A segment of the Desulfobacterales bacterium genome:
ATTTATCTATATTCCAAAAAAAGAATATATTCTAATTTCTTATGGCTTTAAAATAATATTAATATATATAAATTAACTTTCAAGATATTCCTTAAATAGAATATTTTGAAAAATATGGAGTATAAAAATATGAAAAATTTTACAAAAGTTATGAAATCTTTATCAGATCCGATTAGAGTAAAGATATTAAAGATGCTTCAGAAGAAAGCGATGTGTGTATGCGAAATTCAACATGCTCTTAAAATTGCTCAATCTACTACGAGCAAGCATTTAAAAATACTTGAAGCCTCGGGTTTAATAACTTCCAAAAAAAATGGTTTATGGGTTAATTATTTTATTGCTGATGGTTCAATAAGTCCTTATGCAGCATCATTGCTTGGTAATTTACGGCACTGGTTAGAAGATGAACCAGAAATAATAGCCTTAATGAAGATTTTACCGAATATTAATCGAGACAACTTATTGAATTAAAAGGAATGATAAATAATTATGAAAGAGAGAACAAAATTAGCGTATTTAGTAATTTTATATTTGATGGTTTATTTTATACCATGGGATAATTCTATAATTAGACAATCTGGGCTTGAAGCGTTCATGATGCTCCAAGAATACGCAAAAGAGCATGTTTTAACTTGTCTAATTCCTGCCTTTTTTATTGCCGGAGCTATATCTGTATTTGTATCTCAAGCGGCTGTGCTAAAATACTTTGGAGCTCAAGCAAAAAGAATTGTAGCGTATTCTGTAGCTTCTGTTTCCGGAACAATATTAGCCGTATGCTCTTGCACGGTATTGCCTCTTTTTGCAGGCATCTATATGAGAGGAGCTGGTATTGGTCCTGCTACAGCTTTTTTATATTCAGGGCCCGCTATAAATGTTTTAGCTATAGTTCTTACAGCAAAAATTTTAGGATGGAAGCTTGGCATTGCCAGAGCAATAGGAGCTGTAGTTTTTTCAGTAGTTATAGGGCTATTAATGGCTTTTATTTTTAGAAAAGATGACGCAAAAAGAACAACTGGCCAAATTTATGTTCCTGATGAGGACGCAAAAGAACGAACCTTGTTTCAAGATTCAATTTATATATTCACTATGGTTTTGATTTTAGTGTTTGCCGCTTTTGCTAAGCCATCTCCAGATTCAACAGGTCTTTGGCCATTTATTTTTTCAATTAAATGGTACATAACCGGTTTTCTTTTAATTGCTTTAGGCATAATGCTTAAAGCATGGTTCTCCAAAGATGAGCGTAGAAATTGGGTAGATGCAACATGGGGATTTATGAAGCAAATATTTCCTCTTCTTGCTGGAGGCGTATTAGTAGCGGGCTTTTTGCTTGGAAGACCTGGTCATACCGCATTAATTCCTGAACAATACATTCAATCTTTATTGGGTGGAAACTCCTTATGGGCGAATTTATTCGCATCTGTAGCCGGAGCTTTGATGTATTTTGCTACTTTAACAGAAGTGCCAATTCTTCAAGGCTTAATCGGCTCAGGCATGGGAAAAGGTCCAGCTTTAGCTCTATTACTTGCAGGTCCAGCTCTTTCATTGCCTAATATGTTAGTTATCAGCGGAGTATTAGGATTCAAAAAGACTTTAACCTTTTCAGGATTAATAGTCATTATGGCGACAATTTCAGGGTTAATTTTTGGCGCTATATTCTAAAATTAAGATATATTTTAAAGTTTAAAACTTATATAATTAATATTTTTAGCCTTAATATCATTTTAATAATATTAATATATTTTTTTTATGTAATATATTATAACAAATTTTTTAAAAGGATAAACTCTTGGAGGAACAAATGAAAAAAATTAGATATGTAATGATTATTGCTTTATTGATTGTTGGAATTATTGGATCAATTAATCAACAATTTTTTTTGAGTAATTCGAATGCTGATTCTAACAATACCCCTAAGCCTATTGATATTAATGTTCCTATTGATTTGAAAAATGTCCCAGTTAAAGGCATGGTAACGATGATTGATTTAGGCGCTAAAAAATGTATTCCTTGCAAGATGATGGCGCCTATTCTGGAAAAAATGGAGACAGTTTATAAAGGAAAAGCCGCGATTGTTTTTATTGATGTATGGGAAAATAGAGATCAGTCCGGAAGATTTGGAATAAGAGCTATCCCAACTCAAATTTTTTTTGATAAAGACGGTAAAGAAGTATATAGGCATACAGGTTATTTGGGTGAACAAGAAATTATTGCTCAGCTTAAAAAAATGGGTGTAGACTCTCCAAAAGTAAATTAAAAAATACTTAAATTATGAGGAATAAAATTATGGTAGAATCTTTTTTTATTACAGTTAATGAATGGATGTCCAGCGGAACAGCTATTGCCGGAGTAGGTTGTTTTTTATGGGGAATGATAAGCGTTTTATTTAGTCCGTGCCATCTTGCATCTATACCGCTTATTGTCGCCTATGTCGGAGGACAGGAAAAGGCTGTAAATCCTAAACAAGCAAGTATTTATTCCGGTGCTTTTACCATAGGTTTGTTTACAACCATCGCTTTAATTGGAATTATATGTGCTGTTTTAGGTCGTATGCTTGGCGATGTAGGAAATTATTGGCAAATACTTATAGGTGGAATATTAATATGGGTAGCTCTTGGTATGCTTGGAGTAGATAAATGCTCTATGAGCGGCAGTTTATTATATCGTTTAAACTTTAAAGGAATTTTCGGAGCGTTATTATTAGGTTTAGCTTATGGAATTTTATCAGGTTCATGCACTTTCGGTTTTATAGCTCCAATATTGGCTATTATTACAATTCAGCAAAAAATAGCTACAGGTGTTTTATTTATAATACTTTTTGCTGCAGGTCATTGTCTTCCGATAATGATAGCAGGAAGTTCAACGGCTATGGTTCGTAAATTAATGGAAAATAGTTCATGGCAAGGAGCTGGAAATTGGTTTAGAAAAGGTGCCGGAGCTCTTATTTGTGTATTAGGTATTTATTTTATTATTAATCCTTTTTTGATGAATTAAGATATCAGGATAGCCGAAGGTGCTAAAGGAATTGAAAGATGTCCTTCAATCGTGACGGTAGAAAAAAATTTCAAGAATATGAAAAATTTTAAAATTTATGCGAGCATTGATAAAAAGGAGTAAATTAAGTATGAGTTCAAATGAAATAATAAATAACGACCGTAAAATGACAAGCGTGTTTGAACGTTATCTGACGTTATGGGTTTTTCTTTGTATCATTGTCGGAATTGTATTAGGCAAGATAGCTCCAGGGATAGCCCGTTATCTGGATGGAATGGCTATTTATGTAAAAGATGCTCCAGTAGTTTCTATTCCGATTGCTGTATGTTTATTTTTCATGATGTATCCGATTATGGTTAAAATTGATTTTGGTTCGGTCATTAAAGCAGGCAAAAGTGGAAAACCAGTATTTTTGACCCTTTTTATCAACTGGTGTATCAAACCATTTACCATGTATGGAATAGCCCTGCTTTTTCTGGGAACGTTATTTTATCAACTCATCGGGCCTAATGCAACAGACTATGTCAAGATGCCTTTTGGACTTGATTTAGCTGTAGGAGCTACACACGGTGCAGGTACAATAGTGTTGGTGGACGGAATTAAAATGATGGAAATTCCATTGTGGCGAAGTTATCTGGCTGGATGTATTCTGTTGGGTATTGCTCCATGCACAGCTATGGTTCTGGTATGGAGTTATCTGGCACGAGGAAATGATGGATTAACGCTGGTGATGGTAGCTATCAATTCTCTGACTATGCTTGTACTTTATGGATTTTTAGGAGGTTTTCTTCTTGGTGTTGGAAGATTGCCTGTTCCGTGGCAGGCGCTGTTGCTATCTATCCTGATATATGTAGCATTGCCTCTGGTTGCAGGATATTTATCCCGACGATGGATAATTTCTGCCAAAGGCGAAACTTGGTTTAAGGAAAAATTTCTCCATTTACTTACGCCAATAACTATAATCGCCCTTTTAATTACTTTAGTGTTGCTCTTTTCTTTTAAGGGTGAGGTTATTATTTCCAATCCATTGACCATTCTGTGGATTGCGATTCCTCTGTTTATCCAGACCGTATTTATTTTTACTATTGGCTATTTGTTGGCAAAAAAATTAAAACTATCTTATGAAGATGCAGCGCCTGCCGCTATGATTGGAGCATCCAATCATTTTGAAGTCGCTATCGCTACGTCAACTATGCTCTTTGGTCTTTCATCTGGTGCCGCTTTAGCAACAGTAGTAGGAGTTCTAATCGAAGTTCCAGTGATGTTGATGCTGGTCAAAATTTGTACTAATACACAGTACTGGTTCAAAGATTTTTTTAATGAGATGTAGAGAGAAAGTTTCGCATAAGTTAACAAACAGACTGATATGCCTACCGTGCACTTTGTCAGCTCCTGTATTTATTAAGGATCCAACATTTTTTTAAGCTATCTTGCCGAAGAACGTTGGATCATTACCTACAATTTTTTTAATAGTAATAATTTTTCTTTTAAATCAGGGTTTGTAGAGGCTTTTTCAAAATATTCCATAAAAAACGCTAACATAATAGACAAAAAGAGGCCTATAATAAATGATAGAATTACCATTTGAGCTCTTTTAGGTTTTATACGTTTTTCAGGGGGCGTGGCTTTATCGAGTACTTGAATTGTTATAAAATCTTTTGATTCATCAAATTTTGCAAGCTCATACTGTTCCAACAAAATTTGGTAACTAGCTTCCTTAAATTTAAGCTCTCTCATTGTTCTCATGTAATTCTTTCCAATTTCTGGCATTTTTTCAGTAGACATGAAAACATCATTTTCATTTTCATTTGACTCTAATTTTTTAAGCTCAGTTCTTAAACCTTTAAGTTCACTTTCCACTTTTTGCAAATCTGGATTTTGTTCAGTTGCAAATAATTTCATGACCTTAAGTTCTACTTCTTTTCCAGCAACTTTTGCCCGCAATTCAGCTATTCCCTCAATAACAGCTCTTGCCTGATCATCTATTTTAATAGAACCTGTTTTTTCTTGAAACCCTTGCATTTCTTCTTCTGCTTGAGCTAATTCTATTCTAGCATTCTTCAACTGTTCTTCAAAATATAACCTCCTTTGAGAAGCTTCAGTAATAGAAACTTTTTTAAGAATACTTTTTAACTCATCAACAAAAGCATTTGTCATATCTGCCGCTCTTTTACGATCTTTATCTTCAACAGAGATTGTTATTAGTTTTTCACTTTTTTTATCTACAGAAGTTTTAAGAGCATTTAAGAGTTTATTTCTTACGGATCCTCTGTAATTAGTATCATAAAGAGTCATTAGATTAAATCTATCAATTATATTGTCAAGAATAAGTCTATTTCTTATTATTGCAATATAGAGTTCACTGTCATCTCGCGTTAAACCTCCTAATCTAAGAAGCGATGCCTTTTCACCTGAAAGGCCGCTCATCATATCAGAAGTTTTTGAAGGGGGAATAATCAAAGTCGTTTCAGCTTTGTATATTGGAGTCATTAACCCGCTTGCTATGGCAGCAATCATAGCAAACCACAAAGTGATGCACATTATCATTTTTTTTCGTTTAAAAAGAACTATCAGTATGTCAAGAATATTAATCTCATCTTCTTGTTCGTATTCATTTATATAATTTTTTTGTATTTCTTCAAATTTGTCCATTTTTTATCCTACTAATTTTTTAGAAAGCAACGATAATAACACCCGCAGTAACAGCAATTTGATATAATATTTGTGTAATATCCTTAATTTCTTGCATCCAAACAATCTTTTCTATTTTTTCTGGAACAATGATTGTATCACCAGGTTCAAGCTTTGAAGTCAATAATTCAGAAGTTGTAGAAAACCATTTAGTCTTGTGTGGTAAAGCCGAACCATTTGATTTTAGAATAAATATACTTTTTTTATCAGCAAATGTAGTTGTTCCTCCTGCCATATCTATATAAGTATTTACAGATAACACTGGGTCGTAAATCAAAGCTACTGAATTATAGACTGAACCTATTACATTAATAAAAGTTGGTGTTTCTGGAATGTAAAGATTGTCACCTTCTTCAAGGGAAATATCATCTTTTGAATTTTTAAATTTATCAAGTGGTTCGAGATTAAATACTAATCTTCCTTGAGGAGTTATTTGACGTAATTTGGAGATAAAAACTTTTTGTTGAGCGACTTGAACTGGTTCCATTATAGTTTGGCTTGATGAAAACATTTGAAGCTCAACCCTATCAATAAGCTCTGTAAGACTTTTTTGTTGCCCGCTCTTAACAGATATCCTTGTAAAAATAGCTCCTTTTAAATATGCGCTATCAGTAAAGCCCCCTGCTCTTTCTATCACGGATGAAAGGGTTTCTCCTTTTTTTGTAGCGTAACTGCCTGGGAATAGTACTTCTCCTGATATTGTAACCATTCTGTAAAGTTCCCATTCAGGAATAGTTCGAATTTGTATAAAATCATTTACTTTTAAGGTAATGTTGTTTTCTAAATCATCTTGTAACGCTTTTGCAGTATCAATAATAAATCTTTCAGACATAGGACCTGTAGGAGTAGCGTTAATTCTGAATAATTCAGCCTTGTTTGATGCAAAATATAAAAGACCACCAGCTTTTAGTATTACATCTTTTATTGTTGTAACATTAGGTAAAATTCCATATTCTCCAGGGTTTGCAACTGCTCCTACAAGTTTGATAAAATTATTTGTTTCAACTACAGAATATATTTTTATTAGATCTCCATCTTTGATATAAAAATTCTTTTTAGGATTTTTTTCTAAATCAATCAAATCTCCTTCAAAAATTTCTCTTGATTGATTATCTTTAATTCTAACTACTTGAACTCTGCCTTTGAAAGCAGTGCATGTTAAACCTCCAGCCATTTCAATAATATCAAGAAGTTTCATATTTTTATCAAATTCATATATAGCTGGTTTTTTTATATTACCTGCTATAGAAACAAAGGATCCAATTATAGGTACAAAGATTACATCTTCAGGCATAAGTCTTATATCTTTAGTTTTATCACCTTTTAAAAGAAAGTCATAAAAATCAAAATTTATAATTGTTTTTCCATTTCTTTTAAGTTGAATATCTCTCATAGTTCCTTTTTTACTTGGGCCTCCTGCTTCAAAGAGAGCATTAACAAGACTGGAAAGAGAAGATACTGTATAAGCACCAGGTTTTTTTGCGTTTCCAACTATATATACTCGTATACTTCTTAATGACCCCATACTTAAACTCATTTCAAAGCCGGTATAATATTTGGAAAATTCTTTATATAAAAAACTTTTCAATTCGCTAAAGGTAAAACCATTTACGCCAATTGAGCCAATCTTAGGTAGAATAATTTTACCGTCTCTATTTACAGCTACAGACCATTGCCCTTCAATTTTACCCCATATAGCAATTCTTATTTCGTCACCAGGTCCTATAATATAGTCACTACCTACTGGAACATTTTGAACTGGAGCAAAGGTTGATGGAGAATTATTAAAAAGTTCATATCCGAACTGTTTTAAATTCGTGGATATAGTTGAAGGACCTTTTCCAGAAATAAACTGTTCATACTCGGATAATGCTTCAACATCTGCTTGAACTGGAGCATTAACTGGCGCATTAACTGGTGATTCTATCTGATTATCCATTATTGGCCCTTGACCTTGAGGCTGCTGCCCTTCAGATATTGCTTTAATTGACGAGCCTTCAGGTGCGGCCAAAGAAGGTAATGATTGAATCTGCATCTGTTCGGCATAAGAATTTATAATTAGAAACAAATACAAAACGGTTGATATGATAATAATTTTTCTCATTAATTTATTTACCTTTCTAAATTTTTAAGCGATATACTTTAAGATTTATGCCTAAAAGAAGGCTAAAAAAGTGGTGAACTATTTATGTGACTAAAAATTGTTTGTCAAGATAAAAAAGCTAAGAAATCTCTATTCTCAACCCTTTTATAGAATTCATATATTCTTTAGCGTTTGATACAAGATTTTTTGCCCATTCTATAGTTCCTAAAGCATGGACATGTGTATAGGATGCGAGGACATTTTTATACAAGATTCCATCTTTACCGTCAATGAATCCAGTTCCCCTTTTCATATTAAATACAAGGTCTTTGGAAGTACCTCCCCATTTTGATACTTTTGAGTAATGAAATTCGTGCCCTTTAATTTCAGTTCCCATTTTGTAATAAGGATTTTCAGTATCTACAGTAGCTAAGATATAGCCATGCCCGTGGGGTTTTTCAGAAAAAGATAGCGTAAGCGGCAAAACTCCACACATATCATAATTTTTTTTATTATATATCATCTGTTCAGCAAGATAGATCAAGCCTCCACATTCAGCATAAACTGGAAGCCCGTTTTCAACTAAAATTTTTAGCTGCCGTTTAAAACTTTCGTTTTTGCTTAGTTCTTCAGCATGAGTTTCAGGAAAACCTCCGCCAATATAAAGCCCATGTATTTCGGGAATTGATGCATTAGAAAGAGGGCTTATAAAAACTAAGTCCGATCCGAAAAAGGACAGAGATTCTAAATTTTCTGGATAGTAAAATTGAAATGCTGAATCTTGAATTACTCCAATTACAGGCCTTTTTAAGCTCTTTTTTGATTCTGCTTTTTCTGGATCGAATATATAACTTTGAGAAAAAATACCTTTATCATTTTTTTGGATTGATTCTTTTGCAATTTTTAAAAGTAGGTCTAAATCGAGATTCGATTCTATTAAGTTAGATATTAAATCAATAGAATTTTGGGCAAGGTTATGCTCATGTATTGGAACAAGCCCCATATGTCTTTCTGGGAAAATATCAATTTTGGATTTAGGAATTGCTCCGATAACAGAAATTTTGCAATGTTTTTCAATACAGGTTTTTAGTATGGCTTCATGCCTTTTTCCAGCTACTCGATTGAGGATCACTCCTTGTATATTAACGTTTGGATCAAAATTAATGCATCCGCTTATTAACGCAGCCATTGTCCGAGTTATTTTAGTGCAATCAACACATAAAATTATTGGAATACCTAATAATTTTGATAGCTCGGCTGTACTGGTTTTTCCTTCAGATTCTATTCCGTCGAACAATCCTCTATTTCCTTCAATTACAGAAATATCAGAGTTTTTAGAATGAAGGTTATAAGAAATTTTTAATAAATCTTCTTGAATAA
Coding sequences within it:
- a CDS encoding cobyrinate a,c-diamide synthase — encoded protein: MNPPSVIISALRGGSGKTIISLGIIAAWKKSGKKIAPFKKGPDYIDSGWLTLAAGQPCYNLDSYLIQEDLLKISYNLHSKNSDISVIEGNRGLFDGIESEGKTSTAELSKLLGIPIILCVDCTKITRTMAALISGCINFDPNVNIQGVILNRVAGKRHEAILKTCIEKHCKISVIGAIPKSKIDIFPERHMGLVPIHEHNLAQNSIDLISNLIESNLDLDLLLKIAKESIQKNDKGIFSQSYIFDPEKAESKKSLKRPVIGVIQDSAFQFYYPENLESLSFFGSDLVFISPLSNASIPEIHGLYIGGGFPETHAEELSKNESFKRQLKILVENGLPVYAECGGLIYLAEQMIYNKKNYDMCGVLPLTLSFSEKPHGHGYILATVDTENPYYKMGTEIKGHEFHYSKVSKWGGTSKDLVFNMKRGTGFIDGKDGILYKNVLASYTHVHALGTIEWAKNLVSNAKEYMNSIKGLRIEIS
- the arsB gene encoding ACR3 family arsenite efflux transporter, whose protein sequence is MSSNEIINNDRKMTSVFERYLTLWVFLCIIVGIVLGKIAPGIARYLDGMAIYVKDAPVVSIPIAVCLFFMMYPIMVKIDFGSVIKAGKSGKPVFLTLFINWCIKPFTMYGIALLFLGTLFYQLIGPNATDYVKMPFGLDLAVGATHGAGTIVLVDGIKMMEIPLWRSYLAGCILLGIAPCTAMVLVWSYLARGNDGLTLVMVAINSLTMLVLYGFLGGFLLGVGRLPVPWQALLLSILIYVALPLVAGYLSRRWIISAKGETWFKEKFLHLLTPITIIALLITLVLLFSFKGEVIISNPLTILWIAIPLFIQTVFIFTIGYLLAKKLKLSYEDAAPAAMIGASNHFEVAIATSTMLFGLSSGAALATVVGVLIEVPVMLMLVKICTNTQYWFKDFFNEM
- a CDS encoding winged helix-turn-helix transcriptional regulator codes for the protein MKNFTKVMKSLSDPIRVKILKMLQKKAMCVCEIQHALKIAQSTTSKHLKILEASGLITSKKNGLWVNYFIADGSISPYAASLLGNLRHWLEDEPEIIALMKILPNINRDNLLN
- a CDS encoding thioredoxin family protein; translated protein: MIIALLIVGIIGSINQQFFLSNSNADSNNTPKPIDINVPIDLKNVPVKGMVTMIDLGAKKCIPCKMMAPILEKMETVYKGKAAIVFIDVWENRDQSGRFGIRAIPTQIFFDKDGKEVYRHTGYLGEQEIIAQLKKMGVDSPKVN
- a CDS encoding SLBB domain-containing protein; amino-acid sequence: MRKIIIISTVLYLFLIINSYAEQMQIQSLPSLAAPEGSSIKAISEGQQPQGQGPIMDNQIESPVNAPVNAPVQADVEALSEYEQFISGKGPSTISTNLKQFGYELFNNSPSTFAPVQNVPVGSDYIIGPGDEIRIAIWGKIEGQWSVAVNRDGKIILPKIGSIGVNGFTFSELKSFLYKEFSKYYTGFEMSLSMGSLRSIRVYIVGNAKKPGAYTVSSLSSLVNALFEAGGPSKKGTMRDIQLKRNGKTIINFDFYDFLLKGDKTKDIRLMPEDVIFVPIIGSFVSIAGNIKKPAIYEFDKNMKLLDIIEMAGGLTCTAFKGRVQVVRIKDNQSREIFEGDLIDLEKNPKKNFYIKDGDLIKIYSVVETNNFIKLVGAVANPGEYGILPNVTTIKDVILKAGGLLYFASNKAELFRINATPTGPMSERFIIDTAKALQDDLENNITLKVNDFIQIRTIPEWELYRMVTISGEVLFPGSYATKKGETLSSVIERAGGFTDSAYLKGAIFTRISVKSGQQKSLTELIDRVELQMFSSSQTIMEPVQVAQQKVFISKLRQITPQGRLVFNLEPLDKFKNSKDDISLEEGDNLYIPETPTFINVIGSVYNSVALIYDPVLSVNTYIDMAGGTTTFADKKSIFILKSNGSALPHKTKWFSTTSELLTSKLEPGDTIIVPEKIEKIVWMQEIKDITQILYQIAVTAGVIIVAF
- a CDS encoding permease, producing MKERTKLAYLVILYLMVYFIPWDNSIIRQSGLEAFMMLQEYAKEHVLTCLIPAFFIAGAISVFVSQAAVLKYFGAQAKRIVAYSVASVSGTILAVCSCTVLPLFAGIYMRGAGIGPATAFLYSGPAINVLAIVLTAKILGWKLGIARAIGAVVFSVVIGLLMAFIFRKDDAKRTTGQIYVPDEDAKERTLFQDSIYIFTMVLILVFAAFAKPSPDSTGLWPFIFSIKWYITGFLLIALGIMLKAWFSKDERRNWVDATWGFMKQIFPLLAGGVLVAGFLLGRPGHTALIPEQYIQSLLGGNSLWANLFASVAGALMYFATLTEVPILQGLIGSGMGKGPALALLLAGPALSLPNMLVISGVLGFKKTLTFSGLIVIMATISGLIFGAIF
- a CDS encoding cytochrome C biosynthesis protein, with protein sequence MVESFFITVNEWMSSGTAIAGVGCFLWGMISVLFSPCHLASIPLIVAYVGGQEKAVNPKQASIYSGAFTIGLFTTIALIGIICAVLGRMLGDVGNYWQILIGGILIWVALGMLGVDKCSMSGSLLYRLNFKGIFGALLLGLAYGILSGSCTFGFIAPILAIITIQQKIATGVLFIILFAAGHCLPIMIAGSSTAMVRKLMENSSWQGAGNWFRKGAGALICVLGIYFIINPFLMN